A genomic segment from Helicobacter sp. NHP19-012 encodes:
- a CDS encoding tRNA dihydrouridine synthase, whose protein sequence is MKLNFERLLFLAPLAGYTDLPFRSVVKRFGVDVTVSEMVSSHALVHAYHKTARMLEKSPEEQPFSVQIAGSKSEVVEQAVEKINALEGIDIIDFNCGCPAPKVANHGNGSGLLKDLNHLVKLLRLIKEKSHKPYSSVKVRLGFESKIPLEIAHALNDAPVDFVVVHARTRADRYKKERIDYESVRLMRQVLNKPLIANGEIDSPKKAKEVLAYTGANGVMIGRSSLTQPWIFWQIKNDTEDLPAVLKKDLVLEHFDKMVAFYGDRGVVMFRKNLHAYAKGHANASTFKMAVNNMKEPTEARAQIEEFFSSPTPLNPLPQIVTLNHQSV, encoded by the coding sequence GTGAAATTGAATTTTGAGAGATTGTTATTTTTAGCCCCCCTAGCCGGTTATACGGATTTACCCTTTAGAAGTGTGGTGAAACGCTTTGGTGTGGATGTAACGGTGAGCGAAATGGTGAGCAGCCACGCTTTGGTGCACGCCTATCACAAAACCGCCAGAATGCTAGAAAAATCGCCCGAGGAACAGCCCTTTAGCGTGCAAATCGCCGGCTCTAAAAGCGAAGTGGTGGAGCAGGCTGTAGAGAAGATCAACGCCCTTGAGGGCATTGACATCATAGACTTTAATTGCGGTTGCCCTGCCCCTAAAGTGGCAAACCATGGCAATGGGAGCGGGCTTTTAAAGGATTTAAACCACTTGGTGAAACTCTTGCGCCTCATTAAAGAAAAGAGCCACAAGCCTTATAGCAGTGTGAAAGTGCGCCTAGGTTTTGAGAGCAAAATCCCGCTTGAAATCGCCCACGCCCTAAACGATGCGCCCGTGGATTTTGTGGTGGTGCACGCGAGGACGAGAGCGGATCGCTACAAAAAAGAGCGCATAGATTACGAGAGCGTGCGTTTAATGCGCCAAGTGTTAAACAAGCCCTTGATCGCCAATGGCGAGATCGACAGCCCCAAAAAGGCAAAAGAGGTGCTCGCCTACACGGGGGCAAATGGGGTGATGATCGGGCGTTCAAGCCTAACCCAGCCGTGGATTTTTTGGCAAATTAAAAACGACACTGAGGACTTGCCCGCCGTGCTAAAAAAGGATTTGGTTTTGGAGCATTTTGACAAAATGGTCGCCTTTTATGGGGATCGGGGGGTTGTGATGTTTCGCAAAAACCTACACGCCTACGCCAAGGGGCATGCCAATGCCAGCACCTTTAAAATGGCGGTCAATAACATGAAAGAACCTACAGAGGCGCGGGCGCAAATTGAAGAGTTTTTTAGCTCCCCCACGCCCCTAAACCCCCTGCCCCAAATTGTAACCCTGAATCACCAAAGCGTTTGA
- a CDS encoding SAM-dependent methyltransferase: MDFHSFAPFMHEWLYGKGGYYRHALIGTSGDFYTSVSTSSFLGGSLAFYLLQLLEKGELELPLSVVEIGAGSGRLMADLVRFLKDLSVGVFGSVRFVCVEPLGELATLQKERLAKEGIQVEHIKSVVGLRGLNNAFLYCNELWDSFACELVQEGQILSVKDFKPVWRNLEESELKRLEGFYPVGGCVPFAWGEFIAHLYQSLEGAKWYFISLDYGQYGFEPISFRGYKAHQVLGLEDILSDLKGLYQQCDLTYDIDFKLLESLFQAQGARSIFYGTQCATLLKMGFVELLNLFAKSVPYATYQKEALKAHALISPEGLGEKFKGLIVSNP; this comes from the coding sequence GTGGATTTTCACAGCTTTGCCCCTTTTATGCACGAGTGGCTCTATGGCAAGGGGGGCTACTACCGCCACGCCCTCATTGGCACTAGTGGGGACTTTTACACTTCTGTGAGCACAAGCAGCTTTTTAGGCGGGTCGTTGGCGTTTTATCTCTTGCAGCTGCTTGAAAAAGGGGAGTTAGAGTTGCCCTTAAGCGTGGTGGAAATTGGGGCGGGCTCGGGGCGTTTAATGGCGGATTTAGTGCGCTTTTTAAAGGATTTGAGTGTGGGGGTGTTTGGGAGCGTGCGTTTTGTGTGCGTGGAGCCACTGGGCGAACTAGCCACATTGCAAAAAGAGCGTTTAGCCAAAGAGGGCATACAAGTAGAACACATAAAGAGCGTAGTAGGCTTAAGGGGGCTTAATAATGCCTTTTTATATTGCAATGAACTTTGGGACAGCTTTGCGTGTGAATTGGTGCAGGAGGGGCAGATTTTAAGCGTTAAGGATTTTAAACCCGTGTGGCGCAATTTGGAGGAGAGCGAATTAAAACGCCTTGAGGGTTTTTACCCTGTTGGGGGCTGTGTGCCCTTTGCTTGGGGGGAGTTTATAGCGCATTTATACCAAAGTTTAGAAGGGGCAAAGTGGTATTTTATAAGCCTTGATTACGGGCAGTATGGGTTTGAACCTATCAGCTTTCGGGGCTACAAGGCGCACCAAGTTTTAGGGCTAGAGGACATTTTAAGCGATTTAAAGGGGTTATATCAGCAATGCGATCTCACTTATGACATAGATTTTAAGCTGTTAGAAAGTCTATTCCAAGCACAAGGGGCGCGCTCCATATTTTACGGCACGCAATGCGCCACACTTTTAAAAATGGGCTTTGTAGAGCTGTTAAACTTATTCGCTAAGAGTGTGCCCTATGCCACTTACCAAAAAGAGGCCTTGAAAGCCCACGCCTTGATTAGCCCCGAAGGTCTAGGCGAAAAGTTTAAGGGGCTAATTGTGTCAAACCCTTGA
- a CDS encoding competence protein ComB has protein sequence MECPLLVVSVANLQAISTKDKFLWLNAKSWIVSIFVPFVLWPWLGTLWALALYGGFLALFSVLEFFDEDIADILIAHSRLTGATSFYA, from the coding sequence ATGGAGTGCCCTTTGTTGGTCGTGTCTGTAGCAAATTTACAAGCCATTTCTACAAAGGACAAATTTCTATGGCTCAATGCCAAGTCGTGGATTGTGTCGATCTTCGTGCCTTTTGTGCTGTGGCCGTGGCTGGGCACACTGTGGGCTTTGGCGTTGTATGGGGGGTTTTTAGCCCTTTTTAGCGTGTTGGAGTTCTTTGATGAGGACATTGCCGACATTTTAATCGCCCACTCTAGGCTCACGGGGGCGACAAGTTTTTACGCCTAA
- a CDS encoding CCA tRNA nucleotidyltransferase, with the protein MLWDTNYHFNLPPPILRLLEILEAGGFEAVVVGGCVRDYLLGRTPKDCDLATNATPQELAPLLKAHKIPTIPLGLAFGTLGARFGKQVFEITTYREESGYTDHRHPKVHFNATLETDLKRRDFTINALACHPQKGLLDLHGGLADLRAKRLRFVGVAVDRVNEDALRILRALRFASVLGFKLEPKSAQAVLEHAPLLKYISKERIFAELCKILMGAQAGAVCATYVGVLEGVLNTPLNPTLLSPLSQMPPNLTTRFLGLLFACETPFKSLAELKPPKKLIKNIERLLPCTHQSPPLSKIWLKTQMQILSLSQVRAWLGWLKAYEPSKWAVLRTHFKQIGAQREVYTLGFLAINGRSLKGVGLKKAEIGACLQACLKEVIHQRLENTPSALSKFARAWAQNLREHALK; encoded by the coding sequence GTGCTTTGGGACACAAATTACCATTTTAACCTACCCCCCCCCATTTTGCGCCTTTTAGAAATCCTAGAGGCGGGGGGATTTGAGGCGGTGGTGGTGGGGGGCTGTGTGCGTGATTATCTCTTAGGGCGCACCCCCAAAGATTGCGATCTAGCCACAAACGCCACACCACAAGAGCTAGCCCCCCTTTTAAAGGCGCATAAAATCCCCACAATCCCCCTAGGCCTAGCCTTTGGCACTCTGGGTGCACGCTTTGGCAAACAAGTTTTTGAAATCACCACTTATAGAGAGGAGAGCGGATACACGGATCATCGCCACCCTAAAGTACATTTTAACGCCACACTAGAAACCGACTTAAAAAGGCGGGATTTTACCATCAACGCCCTAGCTTGCCACCCACAAAAGGGGCTGCTAGACTTGCATGGGGGGCTAGCGGATTTAAGAGCCAAGCGTTTAAGGTTCGTGGGCGTGGCGGTTGATAGGGTGAATGAAGACGCTTTGCGGATTTTACGGGCGTTGCGTTTTGCTAGCGTGTTGGGCTTTAAGCTAGAGCCCAAAAGCGCACAAGCCGTGCTAGAGCACGCCCCCTTGTTAAAATACATTAGCAAAGAGCGCATTTTTGCCGAGCTGTGTAAAATTTTAATGGGCGCACAGGCGGGAGCAGTGTGTGCCACTTATGTAGGCGTGCTAGAGGGCGTGCTAAACACCCCCCTAAACCCCACGCTTTTAAGCCCCTTAAGCCAAATGCCCCCAAATTTAACTACTCGCTTTTTAGGTCTGCTCTTTGCTTGTGAGACCCCCTTTAAGAGTTTGGCAGAGTTAAAGCCCCCTAAAAAGCTCATCAAAAACATAGAAAGACTTTTGCCTTGCACCCACCAAAGCCCCCCACTCTCTAAAATTTGGCTCAAAACACAAATGCAGATTTTAAGCCTTAGCCAAGTGCGGGCGTGGCTAGGTTGGCTTAAAGCCTATGAGCCGTCTAAATGGGCGGTGTTGAGGACACATTTTAAGCAAATTGGGGCACAAAGGGAGGTTTATACGCTTGGCTTTTTGGCGATCAATGGGCGCAGTTTAAAGGGCGTGGGGTTGAAAAAGGCAGAGATTGGGGCGTGCTTGCAAGCGTGCTTAAAAGAAGTGATACACCAGAGGCTAGAAAACACCCCCTCCGCTCTGTCGAAATTTGCCAGAGCGTGGGCGCAAAACTTAAGAGAACATGCGTTAAAATAG
- a CDS encoding outer membrane beta-barrel protein → MRRFQVLRLVYLWGLTLLPLCAENKGWYLSFGPQFSLVRSNALVSQNMDFIVIKDQRRLQDSIAPMGGGNVRLGFKHFFGQNKQIGLRYYFNFGGNGGAWVSQFVYGLGADVMLNFIERKWRGRDFTFGGFVGLLFSVQTWQTGVASVFQGELTASLGGGFTRKVYPVQFQLPLNIGLHLNFSKHQGLDLGIMMPFLYSPLARYSKNFDHDKDSATLTIHRDFSVYLNYTYAF, encoded by the coding sequence ATGCGGCGGTTTCAAGTGTTGCGTCTAGTCTATCTTTGGGGGCTTACACTCTTGCCTTTATGTGCTGAAAATAAGGGTTGGTATTTGAGTTTTGGTCCGCAATTTAGCCTAGTAAGAAGTAATGCACTTGTATCGCAAAACATGGATTTTATTGTGATCAAGGATCAAAGAAGGCTACAAGATAGCATAGCCCCTATGGGTGGGGGCAATGTGCGCTTGGGATTTAAACATTTCTTTGGGCAAAATAAGCAAATCGGACTGCGTTATTATTTTAATTTTGGGGGCAATGGGGGAGCGTGGGTTTCGCAATTTGTCTATGGCTTGGGGGCGGATGTCATGCTGAATTTTATAGAGAGAAAATGGAGAGGGCGGGATTTTACCTTCGGGGGGTTTGTGGGCTTGCTCTTTAGCGTGCAAACTTGGCAAACAGGGGTGGCTTCGGTGTTTCAGGGGGAACTTACGGCGAGTTTAGGTGGAGGTTTTACGCGCAAAGTTTACCCCGTGCAGTTTCAATTACCCTTAAATATTGGCTTGCACTTAAATTTCTCTAAACATCAGGGGTTAGACTTAGGGATCATGATGCCCTTTCTATATTCCCCCCTTGCTCGCTACTCTAAGAACTTTGACCACGATAAAGACAGCGCAACCCTAACCATCCACCGCGATTTTTCGGTGTATCTTAACTACACCTATGCATTTTAG
- a CDS encoding TrbC/VirB2 family protein: MRWLWIFLALDFLQADGGDNFFKAIEAQLQSNTAKGILMLIFIGIAFYVWRNLDRWRDILFTILGVVLGIMLFFKAPALASWFMGLF; encoded by the coding sequence TTGCGGTGGTTGTGGATCTTTTTAGCTTTGGATTTTTTACAAGCCGATGGGGGGGATAATTTTTTTAAAGCCATTGAGGCGCAACTGCAAAGCAACACGGCCAAGGGCATTTTAATGCTGATTTTTATCGGCATTGCCTTTTATGTGTGGCGTAATTTAGACCGCTGGCGGGATATTCTCTTTACAATCTTGGGCGTGGTGCTAGGAATCATGCTCTTTTTTAAGGCTCCGGCGCTGGCTTCGTGGTTTATGGGGTTGTTTTGA
- a CDS encoding glutamate decarboxylase: MLHKKSHIERDEEKFVFKADNSSTPIFGSLESDVLLPRDKIGQKMMDPRIAYQLVADEMMHDGNPRYNLCTFVQTYMEEEARKIMLDSMATNAIDKSEYPQTTEIEKRCVNIIANLWNADPKEDYMGTSTVGSSEACMLGGMAMKFRWRKRAQELGIDTAKKKPNLIVGSGYQVVWKKFCVYWDIELREIPMTDRNNLTLDPKKAIELCDDYTIGIVPIMGITYTGMFDDIVTLDKHLSAYNQSAKISVPIHVDAASGGLYLPFVNPDLAWDFRLKNVVSISTSGHKYGLIYPGIGWVIWRDKEFLPEELIFKVAYLGDFEPTFQINFSRSGSQIWAQYYCFVRWGFEGYKAVHAKTRDVGLFLAKGIKSLGLFDMINEGQNIPIICWAMSAKAKEEKQWDLYDLADHLRFNGWQVPAYTLPANLQEVSVMRIVVRADQSMEQMSLFLKDIKQAIRELDAARIVRSKCPTQEGKVVPVGYTH; the protein is encoded by the coding sequence ATGCTACACAAAAAAAGCCACATTGAAAGGGATGAGGAAAAATTTGTCTTCAAGGCTGACAATTCGTCCACACCTATTTTTGGGAGTCTAGAAAGCGATGTCTTGTTGCCCCGTGACAAGATAGGGCAAAAAATGATGGATCCACGCATCGCCTATCAATTGGTGGCAGACGAAATGATGCACGATGGTAACCCCCGCTACAATCTTTGTACTTTCGTGCAAACCTACATGGAAGAGGAAGCCAGAAAGATCATGCTCGATTCTATGGCGACTAATGCCATCGATAAATCCGAATATCCGCAAACCACAGAGATAGAAAAGCGGTGCGTCAATATCATTGCCAATCTTTGGAACGCCGACCCTAAAGAGGATTACATGGGCACTTCCACCGTGGGTTCTTCAGAGGCTTGTATGCTAGGTGGTATGGCTATGAAGTTTCGCTGGCGCAAGCGTGCTCAAGAGCTAGGCATAGACACCGCAAAGAAAAAGCCTAATCTTATTGTGGGCTCGGGCTATCAAGTAGTGTGGAAAAAGTTTTGCGTTTATTGGGACATTGAATTGCGTGAGATCCCCATGACCGATCGAAACAACCTCACCTTGGATCCAAAAAAGGCCATCGAGCTTTGCGATGATTACACCATAGGCATTGTGCCCATCATGGGCATCACCTATACAGGGATGTTTGACGACATCGTTACTTTAGACAAACACCTTAGTGCCTACAACCAAAGCGCAAAAATTAGCGTGCCTATCCATGTCGATGCGGCTTCAGGTGGGCTTTATCTACCCTTTGTCAACCCTGATTTGGCTTGGGATTTTCGCTTAAAAAATGTCGTGTCTATTTCTACTTCAGGGCATAAATACGGTTTGATTTATCCGGGGATTGGTTGGGTGATATGGCGGGATAAAGAGTTCTTGCCTGAGGAATTGATCTTTAAAGTGGCGTATCTAGGGGATTTTGAACCGACTTTCCAAATCAATTTTTCCCGATCGGGTTCGCAAATCTGGGCACAATATTATTGCTTTGTGCGCTGGGGCTTTGAGGGGTATAAAGCCGTGCATGCAAAAACCCGTGATGTGGGGTTGTTTTTAGCAAAGGGCATTAAATCCTTGGGACTTTTTGACATGATCAATGAGGGGCAAAATATTCCCATTATTTGTTGGGCTATGAGTGCTAAAGCTAAAGAGGAAAAACAATGGGATCTTTACGATCTGGCTGATCATCTGCGCTTCAATGGTTGGCAAGTCCCTGCCTATACACTCCCTGCAAATTTGCAAGAGGTGTCGGTGATGCGTATTGTCGTTAGGGCGGATCAGAGCATGGAGCAAATGTCGCTCTTTTTAAAGGACATCAAACAAGCCATTAGAGAGTTAGATGCGGCGCGCATTGTACGCTCCAAGTGCCCAACACAAGAGGGTAAAGTTGTCCCAGTGGGTTACACACATTGA
- the queC gene encoding 7-cyano-7-deazaguanine synthase QueC, with the protein MLEKIYHASCVLCFSGGQDSTTLALWAKKAFKQTHLLAFNYAQKHAIELKQAQKIAKLLDLPLKILDLHFLQEITLSALFASNPQSSNAPHPKNPNLPASFVPDRNALFFTLAHAYAFNLGADFVLVGVSQEDYSGYFDCRKEFIDSLQTSLNLGAFGTPEGISFLAPFMAMGKAQEFALAQDLGGLELILEHTHTCYEGVRGVRHAYGYGCGACPSCKLRQDAYKEFLRDYK; encoded by the coding sequence ATGTTAGAGAAAATCTACCATGCCTCCTGTGTCCTCTGCTTTAGCGGGGGGCAAGATAGCACCACTTTAGCCCTGTGGGCCAAAAAAGCTTTTAAACAAACCCATTTACTCGCCTTTAACTACGCCCAAAAGCACGCCATAGAGCTCAAGCAAGCCCAAAAAATTGCCAAATTGCTAGACTTGCCCTTAAAAATCCTGGATTTACACTTTTTACAAGAAATCACCCTCTCCGCTCTGTTTGCAAGCAATCCGCAAAGCTCCAACGCCCCCCACCCCAAAAACCCAAATCTGCCCGCCTCCTTTGTGCCCGACAGGAATGCCCTATTTTTCACCCTCGCCCACGCTTATGCTTTCAACTTAGGGGCGGATTTTGTGCTCGTGGGGGTGTCTCAAGAAGATTACAGCGGTTACTTTGACTGCCGTAAAGAGTTTATAGACAGCTTGCAAACTTCTTTAAACTTGGGGGCATTTGGCACGCCAGAGGGCATTAGCTTTTTAGCCCCCTTTATGGCGATGGGTAAAGCCCAAGAGTTTGCCCTAGCCCAAGATTTAGGCGGACTAGAGCTCATTTTAGAGCACACGCACACCTGCTATGAGGGGGTTAGGGGAGTGCGCCACGCCTATGGCTATGGCTGTGGGGCGTGCCCTTCTTGTAAATTGCGCCAAGACGCCTACAAAGAATTTTTAAGAGACTATAAATAA
- the murG gene encoding undecaprenyldiphospho-muramoylpentapeptide beta-N-acetylglucosaminyltransferase codes for MLAITGGGTGGHLCIVRSLAQELQNRGLDLLYIGSTSGQDKAWFENSPLFKQCFFLNTTGVVNKGFFKKIHALYKQLRCTQTARGLLKKHHIKALISVGGFSAGPGSFAGILSKIPLYIHEQNAVQGALNKLIAPYAKCIFSSFKGTEENPKRIYTPYPIQNSFFESARIRTQVQSILFLGGSQGARAINEFAILCARKLLKRGLKVIHQCGKLDYERVASVYQGLGILEQVDLFAFDLQLVEKMRQADICVSRAGASSVWELCANNLPTLFVPYPFAAKNHQYYNALEFANEGLAQIVEQSHLHPDHLFHFIEWLETPKQGGLEIAKVSQSLRQKVSSDGARQIVDRILEQIQP; via the coding sequence ATGTTAGCGATCACTGGGGGAGGCACAGGTGGGCATTTATGCATCGTCCGCTCTTTGGCGCAAGAATTGCAAAATAGGGGGCTAGACTTGCTTTACATTGGCAGCACTTCAGGGCAGGATAAAGCTTGGTTTGAAAACAGCCCTCTTTTCAAACAATGCTTTTTTTTAAACACTACGGGCGTTGTCAACAAGGGGTTTTTTAAAAAAATCCACGCCTTGTATAAGCAACTGCGCTGCACCCAAACCGCTAGAGGTCTTTTAAAAAAACACCACATCAAAGCCTTGATCAGCGTGGGGGGCTTTAGCGCGGGGCCGGGCTCTTTTGCGGGCATTCTCTCCAAAATCCCCCTTTATATCCACGAGCAAAACGCCGTGCAAGGGGCACTAAACAAACTCATCGCCCCCTATGCCAAGTGCATTTTCAGCAGCTTTAAAGGCACAGAGGAGAACCCCAAGCGGATTTACACCCCATACCCCATCCAAAACAGCTTTTTTGAAAGTGCCAGAATCCGCACACAGGTGCAGAGCATTTTATTTTTAGGCGGATCGCAAGGGGCTAGGGCGATCAATGAATTTGCCATTTTATGCGCTAGAAAACTCCTCAAAAGGGGTTTAAAGGTGATCCACCAATGCGGCAAGCTAGACTACGAGCGGGTCGCTAGCGTGTATCAAGGTTTGGGGATTCTAGAGCAAGTCGATCTCTTCGCCTTTGATTTGCAGCTTGTGGAGAAAATGCGCCAAGCGGATATTTGCGTGAGCCGTGCGGGGGCGAGCAGTGTGTGGGAGCTGTGCGCCAACAACTTGCCTACCCTCTTTGTGCCCTACCCCTTCGCCGCCAAAAACCACCAATACTACAACGCCCTAGAGTTCGCCAACGAGGGGCTCGCCCAAATCGTGGAACAGAGCCACCTACACCCCGACCACCTTTTTCACTTCATTGAGTGGCTAGAAACCCCCAAGCAAGGGGGGCTAGAGATCGCCAAAGTGAGCCAGAGCCTACGCCAAAAAGTTTCTAGCGATGGGGCACGCCAAATTGTGGATCGGATTTTAGAACAAATCCAGCCTTAG
- a CDS encoding HrcA family transcriptional regulator has protein sequence MGVKKEWLLDAFIKTYLYNHAPVGSESLRLALQAQAVQISSATIRNYFKRLTSEGAICQSHSSSGRVPTTQALKDYWRSKLTLSTPLEVDLDKLQRASESYRIFSMVERYQKATLQAVHNHAGQFLILDFGNSTPALLAYNKKLEGFIKDLIGLECKAIQELALSVCATSLAKKIDQLYQEKLYFGLCVLGQLAQSRGAQGLFRQILEGSLLRGLKQGLHFEKVLPLGFLGVFCPIKLKGEQTRMLCVGGLEQDFEGFYGAIRGLSL, from the coding sequence ATGGGCGTGAAAAAAGAGTGGCTCTTAGATGCCTTTATCAAAACCTATCTTTACAACCATGCGCCCGTGGGTTCTGAAAGCTTGCGTTTAGCCTTGCAAGCCCAAGCCGTGCAAATCTCCTCTGCGACCATCCGCAACTACTTTAAACGGCTCACCAGCGAGGGGGCGATTTGCCAAAGCCACTCCAGCAGTGGGCGTGTCCCCACGACCCAAGCCCTAAAAGACTATTGGCGTTCTAAACTCACCCTAAGCACCCCCCTAGAAGTGGATTTAGACAAATTACAAAGGGCGAGCGAAAGCTATAGGATTTTTAGCATGGTGGAGCGTTACCAAAAGGCGACCTTGCAGGCGGTGCATAACCACGCTGGGCAGTTTTTGATTTTAGACTTTGGCAACAGCACGCCCGCCCTGCTCGCTTACAACAAAAAACTAGAGGGCTTTATTAAGGATTTGATCGGGCTAGAGTGCAAGGCGATCCAAGAACTTGCCTTATCCGTGTGTGCCACAAGCCTAGCCAAAAAGATCGACCAACTCTATCAAGAAAAACTTTACTTTGGGCTGTGTGTGCTTGGGCAACTCGCCCAAAGCAGGGGGGCGCAAGGGCTTTTTAGGCAAATCTTAGAGGGGAGTTTGCTAAGGGGGCTAAAGCAGGGGCTACACTTTGAAAAGGTCTTGCCCTTGGGGTTTTTGGGTGTGTTTTGCCCCATTAAGCTCAAGGGCGAGCAAACCCGTATGCTCTGTGTGGGAGGGCTAGAGCAGGATTTTGAGGGCTTTTATGGGGCGATTAGGGGGTTATCACTATGA
- a CDS encoding outer membrane beta-barrel protein, which yields MLKRLLLAGLVLHPLGAVKNHVFTGVRFGMAQNFKSTFSNQVSMNNPSTLPDNASVYACPDNLCKNNEIEGFYKPSGNKSANFAFTYTLGDELFFDKFGISGLRVYGDIEYANANLGHRYKVQNKGGLNYNPANIKAIDPNTGQVIPIATTNKNGQVTYTTPQGYSSPCAALTATNPLGLCPTPTPQEVLLTRPAHMVTLGLNVDFFLNIPIDIWLRKKHPKMMFFKMGVFVGGGVEYAMLWSDNFNNEALSALGGNSLSKGHIDKTRFFAAGNGFYVNVGYQLYLGQHNRFNLGWKLPYYSISAHNWYNYGNTNPGTQQTIKQTLAITRQSQFYVGYAYLF from the coding sequence ATGTTAAAACGATTACTCTTAGCGGGGCTAGTTTTGCACCCTTTGGGGGCGGTGAAAAACCATGTCTTTACGGGCGTGCGCTTTGGCATGGCACAAAACTTTAAAAGCACCTTTAGCAACCAAGTGAGTATGAATAACCCCAGCACTTTGCCTGATAATGCTAGCGTCTATGCCTGTCCCGACAACCTTTGTAAAAACAATGAAATTGAGGGGTTTTATAAACCTAGTGGTAATAAGAGCGCAAATTTTGCCTTTACTTACACTTTGGGCGATGAACTGTTTTTTGATAAATTCGGCATTAGTGGCTTGCGTGTCTATGGGGATATTGAATACGCCAATGCCAACTTAGGGCATCGCTACAAAGTGCAGAATAAGGGCGGATTAAATTACAACCCCGCCAACATTAAAGCCATTGACCCCAACACGGGGCAAGTGATCCCCATTGCTACTACTAACAAAAACGGGCAAGTAACTTACACTACCCCACAAGGTTACAGCTCCCCTTGTGCGGCTCTCACCGCCACAAATCCGCTAGGGCTCTGTCCCACGCCCACGCCCCAAGAAGTCTTACTCACACGCCCCGCCCATATGGTAACTTTGGGCTTAAATGTGGATTTTTTCTTAAACATCCCCATTGACATTTGGCTACGAAAAAAACACCCTAAAATGATGTTCTTTAAAATGGGGGTTTTTGTGGGCGGGGGCGTGGAGTATGCCATGCTGTGGAGCGACAATTTCAACAACGAGGCTTTAAGTGCCTTAGGTGGTAATTCTCTTAGCAAGGGGCATATTGATAAAACCCGCTTTTTTGCTGCCGGCAATGGCTTTTATGTGAATGTGGGCTACCAGCTCTACTTAGGGCAACACAACCGCTTTAACTTGGGCTGGAAATTGCCCTACTACTCCATCAGTGCCCACAACTGGTACAACTACGGCAACACCAACCCGGGAACACAGCAAACCATCAAACAAACCCTTGCCATCACCCGCCAAAGCCAATTTTATGTGGGTTATGCGTATCTGTTCTAG
- the fliW gene encoding flagellar assembly protein FliW translates to MRYTLKAPILGFERIMEVELTKIDDLFSRVSSVDGTISMVLANPYKLREYSFSIPKYIELLLELNAKSHVEVYCVVVVQKNLEDSMVNFLAPLVFNPDNGYAAQIALSIMDYPDFGFRDTLKSFVQAKSARLSS, encoded by the coding sequence ATGCGTTACACATTAAAAGCCCCCATTCTCGGGTTTGAGAGAATCATGGAGGTGGAATTAACAAAAATTGATGATCTCTTTAGCCGTGTGAGTAGTGTTGATGGGACCATCAGCATGGTTTTAGCCAACCCCTATAAGCTACGCGAATACAGCTTTAGCATCCCCAAATACATAGAGTTGCTCTTAGAACTCAACGCTAAATCCCATGTAGAAGTGTATTGCGTGGTCGTGGTGCAAAAAAACCTAGAGGACTCGATGGTGAACTTCCTCGCCCCCCTTGTTTTCAACCCCGATAATGGCTACGCCGCCCAAATCGCTCTCTCGATCATGGACTACCCCGACTTTGGCTTTAGAGATACCCTAAAATCCTTCGTGCAAGCTAAAAGCGCTCGTCTAAGCTCTTAA
- a CDS encoding heat shock protein transcriptional repressor HspR, whose product MVDYDAPLYLISVVAKILGVHPQTLRQYEKEGLVEPKRTGGKMRLYSQRDLDKIKTILRLTRDMGVNLAGVDIILRLKERLDELDRLNEQLQAHMQQNAQNKPETKQITKTSYELILFKKA is encoded by the coding sequence ATGGTGGATTACGATGCACCCCTTTATTTGATCAGCGTGGTGGCAAAAATCCTAGGCGTGCACCCGCAGACCCTGCGCCAATACGAAAAAGAAGGGCTGGTCGAGCCCAAGCGCACGGGGGGCAAGATGCGCCTCTATTCGCAAAGGGATTTAGATAAAATCAAAACCATTTTGCGCCTGACTAGGGATATGGGCGTGAATTTAGCGGGCGTGGATATTATCTTGCGCCTCAAAGAGAGGCTTGATGAGCTAGATCGCTTAAACGAGCAACTCCAAGCCCACATGCAACAAAACGCCCAAAACAAACCCGAAACCAAGCAAATCACCAAAACCTCGTACGAATTGATTTTATTTAAAAAGGCTTAG